The genomic region ACGCGGAAAAACATCGTTGCATGCTGTCTCGGGGGTAGAAACTGACGCTGATTACGAACGCTCCGAAGGGCATTCCGATATCGCCGACTTGCTGAACGGATGCGCGGCGTGACGATCCGCCGCGTTCCGCTCAGAAGTTATAGTGGTAGCCGTAAATCTTCATCCCCGCCGGCGTCTGCATCACGACGACATTGACCGGCTTCGCGCCGCCGGCGAACTGGGCCTGATAGTTGAGCGTCACCGTCGTGACTCCATTGTTCGTGTTGATGTACCATCCGGCCGCCCGCGCGAACGTCACTGGCCCGTGTCGCTTCTCCAAAAGCCCCTGCATGTCCTGCATCTCCGCCGCTGTGGTCGTCGCCTGAATCTGCGGCGCGAGCATGCTGTACGCCGTGGCGTATTGATGCGCGCTCAATGTCCCGAAGAACCGATCCGCGAACACGCCCGCTTCATTCGTCGTGCGAGCGCCCGCCTTGAACGCGATCACGCCGCCATAGATGGCGACGCCAAAGAGGGCAAGAATACCGATCAGCAGCGGGATAAGAAACTTAGGCGGTCCTGACGGCGGCGCGGTCTGAGCGTATGGCGGAGGGTAGTTGTTCATACTCAAATATACCATGAGTGGCGACTGAAAATCGATGTGCGCTTACGAAGCCGGATCTTGAGGCTCGTAGTCATAGCTGTCGATCATCATTCCACTTTCAGTCGGAGTGATGTCTAAAACGAGCGTTTTTTCGCCTGTTTTGGATTGCACGTGATAGCGTAATATTATTAGCTTAAGATTTGAGAACGTAGCCGTTACTACGTCCGGATCCCTACGATAAATAACCGTCTGCTGGGTCGATTGCATCGATTCTGTGCAAATACGAAGCTGTTTGAGCGTAGTTGAAGTCTGAGCCTCTGGAGTCAGGATGGCAAATGCATCGTCGTATCGCTGTGCATTCAGCGCCTCCATGAAGTGATCGCCCGTTGAGGCGGCGTCCGCCGTCTGTTGGGCCTCACGCCTCATCTGCGCCACGCCATGAAAAGCAGGGAAGATAAACAATAGCCCTGCGGTCACAAGCGGCGGAATTCTGCGGCTCGTCTTATATGGTTTGACTTCGGGCTCTTGCGGCGGCTCAGAAGTTGTCATGAGGTATGTTACCTAAGTGGGAAGCTAGACGTGTCCATAGGGTTGCAACTTATGCCTCTATCGTGTATCTATAATGATCTAGGAGGCGTTATGCAGCAAATATTTCCGATGGCCGCGCCAGGGCCGGCGACCAAGAATACCACGATGGCGATTTTTCTGTTTGTGGTGGTTGGATGTCTTGGCAGTATGATCGCCGTCCCTGGCGGCGGCGGCGTTCACTGGATCACCATCCTTGTCACGGCGCCAATTTTAGCGCTTGTCTATCGCTCTATAGCGAAAATTGGCAAGGTGACGTTTGAAGTCGGGGGCGGCGTGCTTGACATTCGAGGCGATTTCTTGCGTCACAAAATCGCCCTCAAAGACGTGAGATTGGCCGAAGCCCAGCGGATTGACCGCAAGACTGCGCCGGAGGTGTCGCCGAGGGAGCGAATGGCGGGGACAATGATGCCTGGTTATATGGGCGGATGGTTCCAGATGACCGGTCGAGGGAAGGGGCTTGTTTATGTGACCGATTGGTCGAAGGCGATCTATTTGCCGACGAATCTCGGATATCCGATCCTGCTCACTCCCGACGATCCGCAGGCGTTTCTCGACGCCATTCAATCGAACCCTCAGAGCTAAATCGAATGCCGCGAGTTCATGCAACTTAATCGGAGGGCTCGGGGTCTGTAGTGATGGAGGCATCATCATGCAGCGTGTATTTCCCATGGCCGCGCCGAGGGCGATGGCCGCGAATGTCTTGCGCGGAGTGGTTGTGTTCACGGCGATTATGTCAGTGATCAGTGTCGCGACAGTTCCCGCTAGCGGACGTTGGATCGTCGCTCTGGTTTGGATTCCGACCTTTGGGCTACTCTTTCGCGTTGCGTCGCGCATGGGCAAGGTAACGTTTGAGGTCGAAGGCGGCGCGCTCCAGATCCACGGCGATCTCTTCCGTCGCAATATTCCGCTCAGCAATTTGCGACTGTCGGAGGCACGACATCTGGATCTCAGCGGTGAGCCGGCGCTTGCGCCGGTGATCCGCCTTGGCGGAACCGCGCTGCCGGGATATCAAAGTGGATGGTATCGACTGCGTAATGGCGAGAAGGCGTTTGTGTATTTGACGGACTACACGAAAGCAATCCATCTGCCGACAACGCTCGGCTACTCGCTTCTTCTCAGTCCTGACGATCCACAGGCATTCCTCGACGCCGTGCGCGGCGCGCATTAATGCGGCTCCGTCAATTCCACGCGATGCCCGTCCAGATCGGCGATGACGGCGCGGCGGCCCCAGGGCGAGTCTGTGGCGGGGGAGATGATGCGCGCGCCGGCTGCTTCTAAGCCGGCGATTACCGCGTCGATTGAGGGGATTTGAAAGCCGATGCGAGTCCCCGCCGAGCTTTCGCCTTGTTTGGGAGGATAGATCTCAAACACGATGCCGCCGGTTTCGGACGCGCAGTGCTCCGGGCCGGTTCCGTGGCGATGCTTGTGGAATTCCAATCCCAGAATGCTGTAGAACTTTGCGGCGCGGTCGATATCTTCGGCCCGAATAACGACTAAATTGAGCTGAACGGTTGTCATCTTGCTTCCTCGCATTGATGGACCTTATTATATCCCCCGGCAGGCGGTTTTGCAGATTGTATTCTGGCGCAGCATATCTGTAAAATCCATATAAAATCCAAAATAATTCTTGTGTTTGAGATATGATTTGGATATAATGGAGCGAAATAAATCCAGATTAAATCCGAATTTTGGTTCGAAAATATAGGAATACTTGCATGAATGATAACACGGAAGCAGGAGCGCGGGGCGGCGTCCTGCGGATGACGCGGCGGCAGGCCGTTACGCTAGTCGGAGCGGCGCTGGCGAATCCGGCGGGGGCCGCGACAAATGCGGCGAATTCCGGCGCGCGGGGCGTTCCAGGCGTTTCGATGTCGCTCCGAAATTTGCGCTGTGAGTATCGGGTGGATCCGCTGGGGGTGGACGCCCGGCGGCCCCGGCTGAGCTGGACGATCGAGGGCGGCGGTGCGCGCGGCGCGCGGCAGACGGCGTTTCAGGTGCTGGCGGCGACGTCGCCGGAGCTTCTGGCGCAGGGACGCGGCGATCTCTGGGACAGCGGCCGAGTGAAAAGCGATTGGTCTTCGGGCTTGGCGTATGCGGGAAAGCCGCTGACGTCGCGCACGCGCTGCTATTGGAAGGCGCGCGTTTGGGATCAGAACGGCGAAGCGACGCCGTGGAGTGAGGCCGCCTTATGGACGATGGGGCTGCTGAATGGGTCGGACTGGAAGGCGGATTGGATTTCGGACGCCGCGCTCGCCGATCCTGCGAACCGTCCGCGCACGCCCATCCATTGCTATCGCAGCGAGATCGCGCATTCCCCGGACGTCGTGAAATGGATCGTGCTGGATCTGGGAGCATTGAAGACGTTTGACGGCGCGTGTCTGAGGCCCGCCAAGCCGGACGGGACCCATGGGGATATCGCCACCGTCTGGTATCCCGTGCGATTTCAGATTGAGGTTTCCGACTCGCCGAACTTTGACGGGGCTAAGATAATCGTGGATCGGACCGCGAGGAACGTGCGGCCTCCGCATCCCGGCTTTTCCGATCCCGAGCGCTACCAATTCCCAAAAACGTCCGGCCGATATGTCCGCCTCACCGTCCGTCGCCTCGCGCTCTGGGACGGCGATGATTATGTGCTGGGACTGGGACGGTTTCAGGTCTTTGATGGGGACACGGACATCGCCGTCGGCGCGGCGGCGAAGGCGTCCGATTCGGTGGAGACGGATCAGTGGTCCGCCAGGTTCCTGACCGATCCTCAGGCGCACATCGCGTACAGCGCCACGCCCGCCGTGCTCTCGCCGCGAATGGGCGGCCTGGATTCCGTGTCGCGTGTCCCCATGCTGCGGCGTGAGTTTCAGGTGCAAGGCCAGGTGAAGATGGCGACACTGTACTGTACGGCGCGCGGCTTTTACGCGGCGAGCCTGAACGGACAGCGCGTCACCGAGGATCTGCTGGAGCCCGGATATACGGAATACGACCAGCGGCTGGAGTACCGGGCTTACGATGTCACCCCATCCTTGCAATCGGGCGCGAATGTCCTGGGAGCCTTGCTCAGCTATGGCTGGTATGCGGGACATATGAACCTCAACGACAACGAGTATATGTATGGCTACTTCCCCCAGCTGCTCGCGCAATTGGAGATCGAGTACGCCGATGGCCGGCGTGAGACCGTTGGCAGCGATGCGAACTGGACGACGATGCTTGAGGGGCCGATCCGCTGGTCCGACATATTGGATGGGGAAGGGTACGACTGCCGCCGGGAGATGCCGGGCTGGGACAAACCGAACTTTGACGCCGCCGCGTGGAAGGGCGTCGCCGTGATTCCACGCGGAAATACGCCGATCGTGTG from Capsulimonas corticalis harbors:
- a CDS encoding PH domain-containing protein; protein product: MQQIFPMAAPGPATKNTTMAIFLFVVVGCLGSMIAVPGGGGVHWITILVTAPILALVYRSIAKIGKVTFEVGGGVLDIRGDFLRHKIALKDVRLAEAQRIDRKTAPEVSPRERMAGTMMPGYMGGWFQMTGRGKGLVYVTDWSKAIYLPTNLGYPILLTPDDPQAFLDAIQSNPQS
- a CDS encoding VOC family protein gives rise to the protein MTTVQLNLVVIRAEDIDRAAKFYSILGLEFHKHRHGTGPEHCASETGGIVFEIYPPKQGESSAGTRIGFQIPSIDAVIAGLEAAGARIISPATDSPWGRRAVIADLDGHRVELTEPH
- a CDS encoding PH domain-containing protein, whose protein sequence is MQRVFPMAAPRAMAANVLRGVVVFTAIMSVISVATVPASGRWIVALVWIPTFGLLFRVASRMGKVTFEVEGGALQIHGDLFRRNIPLSNLRLSEARHLDLSGEPALAPVIRLGGTALPGYQSGWYRLRNGEKAFVYLTDYTKAIHLPTTLGYSLLLSPDDPQAFLDAVRGAH